In the Agrococcus sp. Marseille-Q4369 genome, one interval contains:
- a CDS encoding DUF5671 domain-containing protein codes for MSSADLPGAAVRAPRGAQGTVRRLIVYTLLLVLAVITATGVSGLLGRLLEGRPDVAGGAGGLALSLAFALIGGPLWALLWWFLWRQLAGPDRSSAAWGIYVAVLSIVALVTATTSLLGTLAGLLRGDWAPDSLATGVTWLAVWIGHRLLWAHPRKGPLRLSTVPPVLGAAYGLVVAAVGAIDALRGVLGAAVLPELATVGSDWWLSPLQALVWAAGGALIWWWHWVRERATALQRTFASVVLVVTGVLGGAVVALAGLGTALHVGLRAAFDRAEPWSRLLDPLPLAIAAAAVGAVVWLYHRRHASERSASTRSAARLVEAGVGLIFAASGVGVIVNALLATLTAPLAGSGPRSLLLAGLAALLVGAPVWWLAWRPLDGATADVGATGRRVYLVAVFGVSAVVALVALLVVGYRLFELVLDGGSGEGPIERIRAPFGLLLATVLVAAYHFAIWRRDRRAAPPAQRARAIDRVVLVATDDSAALARAIEAATGATVVEWPRAEAGEQPPTDAVLAALEGIAARRVLVLAGPGDRVEAVPLVG; via the coding sequence GTGAGCTCCGCCGACCTCCCCGGCGCAGCCGTGCGAGCGCCCCGCGGCGCGCAGGGCACGGTGCGGCGCCTCATCGTCTACACGCTGCTGCTCGTGCTCGCGGTCATCACCGCGACGGGCGTGAGCGGGCTGCTCGGCCGCTTGCTCGAGGGGCGCCCGGACGTCGCGGGCGGTGCAGGCGGTCTCGCGCTCTCGCTCGCCTTCGCGCTCATCGGCGGGCCGCTGTGGGCGCTGCTGTGGTGGTTCCTGTGGCGCCAGCTCGCCGGGCCCGACCGGTCGTCGGCGGCGTGGGGGATCTACGTCGCGGTGCTCTCGATCGTCGCGCTGGTCACCGCGACCACGTCGCTGCTCGGCACGCTGGCAGGGCTGCTGCGCGGCGACTGGGCGCCCGACAGCCTTGCCACCGGTGTCACGTGGCTCGCTGTCTGGATCGGGCACCGGCTGCTCTGGGCGCATCCGCGCAAGGGGCCGCTGCGGCTGTCGACCGTGCCCCCGGTGCTCGGCGCCGCCTACGGGCTCGTCGTCGCGGCCGTCGGGGCCATCGATGCGCTGCGCGGCGTGCTCGGCGCTGCCGTGCTCCCCGAGCTCGCGACGGTGGGGAGCGACTGGTGGCTCAGCCCCCTGCAGGCGCTCGTCTGGGCTGCGGGCGGGGCGCTCATCTGGTGGTGGCACTGGGTGCGAGAGCGCGCGACCGCGCTCCAGCGCACCTTCGCCTCGGTCGTGCTCGTCGTCACGGGTGTGCTCGGGGGAGCCGTGGTCGCGCTCGCCGGGCTCGGCACCGCGCTGCACGTCGGGCTGCGCGCCGCGTTCGACCGCGCGGAGCCCTGGAGCCGGCTGCTCGATCCGCTCCCGCTGGCGATCGCCGCGGCCGCGGTCGGCGCGGTCGTGTGGCTCTACCACCGGCGCCACGCGAGCGAGCGATCGGCGAGCACCCGCAGCGCCGCGCGGCTCGTCGAGGCCGGTGTCGGCCTCATCTTCGCGGCGTCGGGCGTCGGCGTGATCGTCAACGCTCTGCTCGCGACGCTCACCGCACCGCTCGCAGGCAGCGGCCCGCGTTCGCTCCTGCTCGCCGGCCTCGCGGCGCTCCTCGTCGGCGCGCCGGTGTGGTGGCTCGCGTGGCGGCCGCTCGACGGCGCGACCGCCGACGTGGGTGCGACGGGGCGGCGGGTCTACCTCGTCGCCGTCTTCGGCGTGAGCGCGGTCGTCGCGCTCGTCGCGCTGCTCGTCGTGGGCTACCGGCTGTTCGAGCTCGTGCTCGACGGAGGCTCCGGCGAGGGGCCGATCGAGCGCATCCGCGCGCCGTTCGGGCTGCTGCTCGCGACGGTGCTCGTCGCGGCCTACCACTTCGCCATCTGGCGGCGCGATCGCCGGGCGGCGCCGCCCGCGCAGCGAGCGCGTGCGATCGACCGCGTCGTGCTCGTCGCGACGGACGACAGCGCGGCCCTCGCGCGCGCGATCGAGGCGGCGACCGGGGCGACCGTCGTCGAGTGGCCGCGTGCGGAGGCAGGGGAGCAGCCGCCGACGGACGCGGTGCTCGCGGCGCTCGAGGGCATCGCGGCGCGTCGCGTGCTCGTGCTCGCCGGACCGGGCGATCGGGTCGAGGCGGTGCCGCTCGTCGGCTGA
- a CDS encoding UvrD-helicase domain-containing protein yields the protein MTDLWGLGDEGFGEVQRPTPLGPRGETIPEELLEGLNPPQREAVEHRGPALLIVAGAGSGKTRVLTHRVAGLLATREAWPSQILAITFTNKAAAEMRERVERLVGEESRGMWISTFHSACVRILRREAEEFGFKQSFTIYDSGDVRALVKRLIKERGADIQGLTPGGVAARISKAKNELHDVDSWARTANLENPLDAAFLELWRDYDNELRRANAFDFDDLISQTVFLLRAFPHVAAQYRKRFRHILVDEYQDTNAAQYALIRELTQPVTRADLPDLRADLPGASLTVVGDSDQSIYAFRGADIRNITDFERDFAGARVIMLEQNYRSTQNILSAANAVIGNNFDRREKRLWTDSGDGAKIVGFTGYSGHDEAQFVADEIVELTSGGMAYSDIAVFYRTNAQTRALEEVLIRTAIPYRVIGGTKFYERAEIKDAMAYLITVANPADSLSLRRIMNVPRRGIGPATEAALQAFADERQITLRDAMRRVDEIALGPKVAAAITDLAALLDEWSDRPEADPGEVLRDLMSRSGYTDQLRRSPDPQDAARLENVEELIAVTREFRRQNPTGNLVDFLTETALVAAADELDDSGGQVSLMTLHTAKGLEFEAVFITGVEEELLPHRISANEPGGPAEERRLFYVGITRARQRLHLSLAMTRAQFGEVNPAVPSRFLEEIPTDLIDWRTAPVTVRQSSSQRAVGRWRDEPRESFVTGFREPKALPKGSKREFANTITEVRDNSGMELAPGDRIRHKDFGEGRVQAITGADKKRVAEVLFDGTGRKRLLVKIAPIEKL from the coding sequence ATGACGGATCTGTGGGGCCTGGGGGACGAGGGCTTCGGTGAAGTGCAGCGGCCGACGCCCCTCGGACCGCGCGGTGAGACGATCCCCGAGGAGCTGCTCGAGGGGCTGAACCCGCCGCAGCGCGAGGCGGTCGAGCACCGCGGACCCGCGCTGCTGATCGTCGCGGGCGCCGGCTCGGGCAAGACGCGCGTGCTCACGCACCGCGTCGCCGGGCTGCTCGCGACCCGCGAGGCGTGGCCGAGCCAGATCCTCGCGATCACCTTCACGAACAAGGCCGCCGCCGAGATGCGCGAGCGCGTCGAGCGCCTCGTCGGCGAGGAGTCGCGCGGCATGTGGATCTCGACGTTCCACTCCGCGTGCGTGCGCATCCTGCGACGCGAGGCCGAGGAGTTCGGCTTCAAGCAGTCGTTCACGATCTACGACTCGGGCGACGTGCGCGCGCTCGTCAAGCGGCTCATCAAGGAGCGCGGCGCCGACATCCAGGGGCTCACGCCCGGCGGCGTCGCCGCGCGCATCTCGAAGGCGAAGAACGAGCTGCACGACGTCGACTCGTGGGCCCGCACCGCCAACCTCGAGAACCCGCTCGACGCCGCCTTCCTCGAGCTGTGGCGCGACTACGACAACGAGCTGCGGCGCGCGAACGCGTTCGACTTCGACGACCTCATCTCGCAGACCGTCTTCCTGCTGCGCGCGTTCCCGCACGTCGCCGCGCAGTACCGCAAGCGCTTCCGCCACATCCTCGTCGACGAGTACCAGGACACGAACGCGGCGCAGTACGCGCTCATCCGCGAGCTCACGCAGCCCGTCACGCGCGCCGACCTGCCCGATCTCCGCGCCGACCTGCCGGGCGCGTCCCTCACGGTCGTGGGCGACTCGGATCAGTCGATCTACGCGTTCCGGGGCGCCGACATCCGCAACATCACCGACTTCGAGCGCGACTTCGCCGGTGCCCGCGTCATCATGCTCGAGCAGAACTACCGCTCGACGCAGAACATCCTCTCGGCCGCGAACGCCGTGATCGGCAACAACTTCGACCGGCGCGAGAAGCGGCTGTGGACCGACTCGGGCGACGGCGCGAAGATCGTCGGCTTCACCGGCTACTCCGGCCACGACGAGGCGCAGTTCGTCGCCGACGAGATCGTCGAGCTCACCTCCGGGGGCATGGCCTACAGCGACATCGCGGTCTTCTACCGCACGAACGCGCAGACGCGAGCGCTCGAAGAGGTGCTCATCCGCACCGCGATCCCGTACCGGGTTATCGGCGGCACGAAGTTCTACGAGCGAGCCGAGATCAAGGACGCCATGGCGTACCTCATCACGGTCGCGAACCCCGCCGATTCCCTCAGCCTGCGCCGCATCATGAACGTGCCGCGGCGCGGCATCGGCCCGGCGACGGAAGCGGCGCTGCAGGCCTTCGCCGACGAGCGGCAGATCACGCTGCGGGATGCGATGCGTCGCGTCGACGAGATCGCGCTCGGCCCGAAGGTGGCCGCGGCGATCACGGACCTCGCGGCGCTGCTCGACGAGTGGAGCGACCGGCCCGAGGCCGATCCCGGCGAGGTGCTGCGCGACCTCATGAGCCGCTCGGGCTACACCGATCAGCTGCGCCGCTCGCCCGACCCGCAGGACGCGGCGCGGCTCGAGAACGTCGAGGAGCTCATCGCGGTGACGCGCGAGTTCCGGCGGCAGAACCCCACCGGCAACCTCGTCGACTTCCTCACCGAGACGGCGCTCGTCGCCGCCGCCGACGAGCTCGACGACTCCGGCGGGCAGGTCTCGCTCATGACGCTGCACACCGCGAAGGGCCTCGAGTTCGAGGCGGTGTTCATCACGGGCGTCGAGGAGGAGCTGCTGCCGCACCGCATCTCGGCGAACGAGCCGGGAGGGCCCGCCGAGGAGCGGCGGCTGTTCTACGTCGGCATCACGCGCGCCCGCCAGCGCCTGCACCTCTCGCTCGCCATGACGCGCGCGCAGTTCGGCGAGGTCAACCCCGCCGTGCCGAGCCGCTTCCTCGAGGAGATCCCGACCGACCTGATCGACTGGCGCACCGCGCCGGTGACGGTGCGCCAGTCGTCGTCGCAGCGCGCGGTCGGCCGCTGGCGCGACGAGCCGCGCGAGTCGTTCGTGACGGGCTTCCGCGAGCCAAAGGCGCTGCCGAAGGGCTCGAAGCGGGAGTTCGCCAACACCATCACCGAGGTGCGCGACAACAGCGGCATGGAGCTCGCGCCCGGCGACCGCATCCGCCACAAGGACTTCGGCGAGGGCCGCGTGCAGGCGATCACCGGCGCCGACAAGAAGCGCGTCGCCGAGGTGCTCTTCGACGGGACCGGCCGCAAGCGGCTGCTCGTGAAGATCGCGCCGATCGAGAAGCTCTGA
- a CDS encoding lamin tail domain-containing protein, giving the protein MRRRRPAALAAVIPAALAATLLTAPAAHAGDADIVINEVQSNSAVGAPDFFELTNVGAAPVDISGWIARDDKDDEEHIVFPAGTVIAPGDFAVFEPEPLAGFGLGKADSVRIFTAAGALVARYGWTEHAFSEGRLPDGTGAFVDTEPTPGAPNVAREVVEAVPVDSPVVVNEVQSADAAGGPDWVELVNRDFERSVDVSGWILRDDDDLSLVRIPAGTVLAPGGYLVVETADDVVASSFSLGKADAVRLYTADGTGLVDQYSWTEHASTEGRLPDGSGTWVDTEPTPGAPNVARFVPSPIVINEIESNGDPRGDWVELANTDTVETVDLSGWSLVDGDPSHEPIVLPEGTTIESGGYRAIITDAAGAYSSDFGLGGADSVTLRDAAGQIVDSFTWEAHAPATYARCADMTGDFAPSATATFEVRNDCASVEEPAVEAEPWPFGGDVRLAVAPGTWGDDMSGLDLAADGTLFAVNNDNAEIFELEAAESVSAIARSWVAHYPDGSGQPDAEGISVAGDGAIFLATERDNRTKGVSRPSILRVELGADGESTTTHEWDLTSLLGPLGANLGPEAIEWISDADAVRLGVRDLSSIIGPGDEGAVAAAEAGGAYDPTAYGDHFGGLFAIAIEQTGLVHLVVLEADRGVTLLQATAPGDALDIVMGLDWRAGGNALWAVCDEACDNRHAELAFVDGLLTTQRAVHAPAAMDPGYTNEGLAIDWCALDPAATPTVLWISDSPHEGVSLRSAAGDACVAPPAETPAPAPTPTPTEAPGAAVGVGQGGTGASAGALPRTGGEAPVGAVMLGGLLLLAGIGLALRHRRAA; this is encoded by the coding sequence ATGCGTCGACGCCGTCCCGCCGCCCTCGCCGCCGTCATCCCGGCGGCGCTCGCGGCCACCCTGCTCACCGCTCCCGCCGCGCACGCGGGGGACGCCGACATCGTGATCAACGAGGTGCAGTCGAACAGCGCCGTCGGCGCGCCCGACTTCTTCGAGCTGACGAACGTCGGTGCCGCGCCCGTCGACATCTCCGGCTGGATAGCCCGCGACGACAAGGATGACGAGGAGCACATCGTCTTCCCCGCGGGCACCGTGATCGCCCCGGGGGACTTCGCCGTGTTCGAGCCGGAGCCACTCGCGGGCTTCGGGCTCGGCAAGGCCGACTCCGTGCGCATCTTCACGGCCGCGGGCGCGCTCGTCGCCAGGTACGGCTGGACCGAGCACGCGTTCTCGGAGGGGCGGCTGCCCGACGGCACCGGCGCCTTCGTCGACACCGAGCCGACGCCCGGCGCGCCGAACGTCGCGCGCGAGGTCGTCGAGGCCGTGCCGGTCGATTCGCCCGTCGTCGTCAACGAGGTGCAGAGCGCCGACGCAGCAGGCGGCCCCGATTGGGTCGAGCTCGTGAATCGTGACTTCGAGCGCTCTGTCGACGTCTCGGGCTGGATCCTCCGCGACGACGACGACCTGAGCCTCGTGCGCATCCCTGCCGGCACGGTCCTCGCGCCGGGCGGTTACCTCGTCGTCGAGACGGCCGATGATGTGGTGGCATCGAGCTTCAGCCTCGGCAAGGCCGACGCGGTCCGCCTCTACACCGCCGACGGCACCGGCCTCGTCGACCAGTACTCCTGGACCGAGCACGCCTCCACCGAGGGCCGGCTGCCCGACGGCTCGGGCACCTGGGTCGACACCGAGCCGACGCCCGGCGCGCCGAACGTCGCCCGCTTCGTCCCCTCGCCGATCGTCATCAACGAGATCGAGTCGAACGGCGACCCGCGCGGCGACTGGGTCGAGCTCGCCAACACCGACACGGTGGAGACGGTCGACCTCTCGGGCTGGAGCCTCGTCGACGGCGATCCGTCGCACGAGCCGATCGTGCTGCCGGAGGGCACGACGATCGAGTCGGGCGGCTACCGCGCGATCATCACCGATGCCGCGGGGGCCTACAGCAGCGACTTCGGGCTCGGCGGCGCCGACTCCGTCACGCTCCGCGACGCGGCCGGACAGATCGTCGACTCGTTCACCTGGGAGGCGCACGCGCCCGCGACCTACGCGCGCTGCGCCGACATGACTGGCGACTTCGCGCCGTCCGCGACCGCGACCTTCGAGGTCCGCAACGACTGCGCATCCGTGGAGGAGCCGGCCGTCGAGGCCGAGCCGTGGCCGTTCGGCGGCGATGTGCGGTTGGCAGTCGCGCCCGGCACGTGGGGCGATGACATGTCGGGCCTCGACCTCGCGGCCGACGGCACCCTCTTCGCGGTCAACAACGACAACGCCGAGATCTTCGAGCTCGAGGCGGCAGAGAGCGTCTCCGCGATCGCCCGGTCGTGGGTCGCGCACTACCCGGACGGCTCGGGCCAGCCCGACGCCGAGGGCATCTCGGTCGCCGGTGACGGCGCGATCTTCCTGGCGACCGAACGCGACAACCGCACGAAGGGCGTGAGCCGCCCGTCGATCCTGCGCGTCGAGCTCGGCGCCGATGGCGAGTCGACGACGACGCACGAATGGGATCTGACGTCGCTGCTCGGTCCGCTCGGCGCCAACCTCGGGCCCGAGGCGATCGAGTGGATCTCGGACGCCGACGCGGTGCGCCTCGGCGTGCGCGACCTCTCGAGCATCATCGGCCCCGGCGACGAGGGCGCGGTCGCCGCGGCCGAAGCGGGGGGCGCGTACGACCCGACCGCGTACGGCGATCACTTCGGCGGACTATTCGCGATCGCGATCGAGCAGACTGGCCTCGTCCACCTCGTCGTGCTCGAGGCCGACAGGGGCGTGACGCTGCTGCAGGCCACCGCGCCCGGCGACGCGCTCGATATCGTGATGGGGCTCGACTGGCGCGCGGGCGGCAACGCCCTGTGGGCGGTGTGTGACGAGGCGTGCGACAACCGCCACGCCGAGCTCGCGTTCGTCGACGGGCTGCTGACGACGCAGCGCGCCGTGCACGCGCCCGCCGCGATGGACCCCGGCTACACGAACGAGGGCCTCGCGATCGACTGGTGCGCGCTCGACCCGGCCGCGACGCCGACGGTGCTGTGGATCTCGGACAGCCCGCACGAAGGCGTCTCGCTGCGCTCGGCGGCGGGTGACGCGTGCGTCGCTCCGCCGGCGGAGACCCCTGCGCCTGCGCCGACGCCGACGCCGACCGAGGCGCCCGGCGCCGCGGTCGGCGTCGGGCAGGGCGGCACCGGCGCGAGTGCTGGCGCGCTGCCGCGCACGGGCGGCGAGGCACCGGTCGGCGCGGTGATGCTCGGCGGTCTGCTGCTGCTCGCGGGCATCGGCCTCGCGCTGCGCCATCGGCGCGCGGCGTGA